Proteins found in one Methylobacterium sp. CB376 genomic segment:
- a CDS encoding response regulator: MSVLILVVDDEPDVADLFRQQFRRELRAGRFALAFAQSADEALARLSAPGEETLILIFSDINMPGMTGLDLLPHVRSARPDVPVIMITAYGDAETRRRATEGGAAGLLTKPIDFSALRAEVDRRLLEIGRAA; the protein is encoded by the coding sequence ATGAGCGTCCTGATCCTCGTCGTCGACGACGAACCCGACGTGGCCGACCTGTTCCGCCAGCAGTTCCGCCGCGAGTTGCGGGCGGGCCGCTTCGCGCTCGCCTTCGCGCAATCGGCCGACGAGGCGCTGGCGCGCCTGAGCGCCCCGGGCGAGGAGACCCTGATCCTGATCTTCTCCGACATCAACATGCCGGGCATGACCGGCCTCGACCTCCTGCCGCACGTGCGCAGCGCCCGGCCCGACGTGCCGGTGATCATGATCACCGCCTACGGCGACGCCGAGACGCGAAGGCGCGCGACGGAGGGCGGGGCGGCGGGCCTGCTCACCAAGCCGATCGACTTTTCGGCCCTGCGGGCGGAGGTCGACCGGCGGCTGTTGGAAATCGGCCGGGCCGCATGA
- a CDS encoding IS30-like element ISMtsp4 family transposase: MAGRRRSDRALREKLRSPGRPGVGLRETRRGFWAFLAQGLSSEVAAMKLGISPPVGSRWFRTAGGMAPSHLSPSSKSPSARYLSLAEREEIAILQAQGHGVRDVARRLGRAASTISRELRRNAATRSGGLDYRATTAQWHAERAARRPKPAKLAGNAALRTYVQERLAGTVATPGGSALPGPSVAWKGRRHGRRQSRRWGRSWSPQQIAERLRLDFPGDTTMRISHEAIYQALYIQGRGALKRELTACLRTGRALRVPRARSLGRGRSFVTPEVLISERPPEVEDRAVPGHWEGDLILGLKSSAIGTLVERTTRFTMLLHLPPMDGHGVTPRAKNGPALAGHGAQAVREAIAGTIARLPEQLRRSLTWDQGTEMAEHARLRIDAGLQVYFCDPRSPWQRGTNENTNGLLRQYFPKGTDLSAHSANDLAAVAAALNSRPRKTLNWKTPAEALDAVLAAVQDGVATTA, translated from the coding sequence ATGGCAGGTCGGCGGCGTTCGGATCGGGCACTTCGCGAGAAGCTGCGGTCACCGGGTCGTCCCGGGGTCGGTCTGCGCGAGACGCGGCGGGGGTTCTGGGCGTTCCTCGCGCAGGGTCTCTCCAGCGAGGTCGCAGCGATGAAGCTCGGGATCTCGCCACCGGTCGGCTCGCGGTGGTTCCGGACAGCAGGCGGAATGGCACCTTCCCACCTGTCACCATCATCCAAGTCGCCTTCTGCGCGCTACCTGTCGTTGGCTGAGCGGGAGGAGATCGCGATCCTACAAGCGCAAGGTCACGGGGTCCGGGACGTCGCTCGGCGTCTGGGACGGGCGGCGTCGACCATCTCGCGGGAATTGCGCCGCAATGCGGCGACCCGCAGTGGCGGCCTGGACTATCGCGCCACGACCGCGCAGTGGCACGCTGAACGCGCGGCACGCCGGCCCAAGCCAGCAAAACTGGCGGGGAACGCAGCGCTGCGGACGTACGTGCAGGAGCGGCTCGCCGGAACTGTCGCGACACCGGGCGGGAGCGCTCTGCCTGGCCCTAGCGTTGCCTGGAAGGGACGGCGGCACGGGCGACGCCAGAGCCGGCGATGGGGTCGATCCTGGAGTCCGCAGCAGATCGCCGAGCGCCTACGGCTCGACTTTCCGGGCGATACGACGATGCGCATCAGTCACGAGGCGATCTATCAGGCGCTCTACATCCAGGGCCGGGGCGCGCTGAAGCGTGAGCTGACCGCGTGTCTTCGCACAGGACGGGCTTTGCGTGTGCCGCGGGCCCGCAGCCTGGGCCGAGGCAGGTCGTTCGTCACCCCCGAGGTGCTCATCAGCGAGCGTCCGCCCGAGGTGGAGGACCGCGCGGTGCCGGGGCACTGGGAAGGAGATCTGATCCTGGGTCTGAAGAGTTCGGCGATCGGGACCCTGGTCGAGCGCACGACGCGCTTTACGATGCTGCTGCATCTTCCGCCGATGGACGGCCATGGGGTGACACCGCGTGCGAAGAACGGCCCGGCGCTGGCGGGGCACGGGGCCCAGGCGGTGCGCGAGGCGATCGCCGGCACGATCGCGCGCTTGCCCGAGCAGCTGCGGCGCTCGTTGACCTGGGACCAGGGTACCGAGATGGCCGAGCACGCGCGCTTGCGGATCGACGCGGGTCTGCAGGTCTACTTCTGCGATCCACGCTCACCCTGGCAGCGGGGGACGAACGAGAATACGAACGGGTTACTGCGACAGTACTTCCCGAAAGGAACGGATCTGAGCGCCCACAGCGCGAACGATCTTGCTGCTGTGGCCGCAGCCCTCAACAGCAGACCGCGCAAGACGCTGAACTGGAAGACGCCGGCAGAGGCGCTCGACGCTGTGCTGGCTGCCGTGCAAGATGGTGTTGCGACGACCGCTTGA
- a CDS encoding adenylate/guanylate cyclase domain-containing protein, which yields MANERAPMLRPDDASHLNGRVARVLKSYLDQALSAPSAAIDGFVGMMIEDAGGDQYAEFMADLERIKVANMQLSLLIAEAGSSGVLLTADAENRALVLSRLKHDLRTPLNAIKGYSEMWIEDMSTLEGRPFVADLTHIRDCTDQMLARIEQLTQVGELRGESDAEVPMATSAAIAEFLRAVSPAAAEMDAPRLTGRILVVDDDPTNRDLLRRRLAREGHDVSLADDGATALAKVAAEDYDLILLDMIMPGMSGFEVLCRLKASETSRHVPVIVISGIDDIGSIVRCLEAGAEDYLPKTFNPTILRVRITTSIERKFLREREERLLLNVLPRPILARMRNGEAAIADRFAQVTVLFCDLVGFTPLAGRLTPGGTVDLLSRVFSAFDRSVARRGVEKIKTIGDAYMAAGGIPETTPDHARRIALLAFDMMADVEEVGRALGVELAVRVGIHSGEAVAGVIGQSRFAYDVWGDSVNIAARMESHGQAGRIHISESTRRALGGDFFCTPRGVTHIKGKGPMETYFLDGASHAGNT from the coding sequence ATGGCCAATGAGCGCGCGCCGATGCTGCGGCCCGACGACGCGAGTCACTTGAACGGTCGCGTTGCACGCGTCCTGAAGTCCTACCTGGACCAAGCACTCTCCGCGCCGAGCGCGGCGATAGACGGCTTCGTCGGCATGATGATCGAGGATGCCGGAGGGGATCAATACGCGGAATTCATGGCCGATCTCGAGCGCATCAAGGTAGCGAACATGCAGTTGTCGCTCCTGATTGCAGAAGCCGGCTCGTCGGGTGTCCTGCTCACCGCGGATGCCGAGAACCGCGCGCTCGTCCTCAGCCGCCTGAAGCACGACCTTCGCACGCCCCTGAACGCGATCAAGGGCTACAGCGAGATGTGGATCGAGGACATGTCGACACTCGAAGGCCGCCCCTTCGTCGCCGATCTCACGCACATTCGGGACTGCACGGACCAGATGCTCGCCCGGATCGAGCAGCTCACCCAGGTCGGAGAGCTGCGCGGCGAGTCCGACGCCGAGGTGCCGATGGCGACCTCGGCCGCCATCGCGGAGTTCCTGCGCGCGGTCTCTCCGGCCGCAGCCGAGATGGACGCGCCCCGGCTGACCGGCCGGATCCTGGTGGTGGACGACGACCCGACGAACCGCGACCTCCTCCGGCGTCGGCTCGCCCGCGAGGGCCACGACGTCTCGCTCGCCGACGATGGCGCGACCGCGCTCGCCAAAGTCGCCGCGGAGGACTACGACCTCATCCTGCTCGACATGATCATGCCGGGCATGTCGGGCTTCGAAGTTCTCTGCCGCCTCAAGGCCTCCGAGACGTCCCGTCACGTTCCCGTCATCGTCATCTCGGGCATCGACGACATCGGCAGCATCGTGCGCTGCCTGGAGGCCGGGGCCGAGGATTACCTTCCCAAGACGTTCAATCCAACGATCCTGCGCGTCCGAATCACAACCTCGATTGAGAGAAAATTCCTGCGCGAGCGGGAAGAACGGCTCCTGCTCAACGTTCTTCCTCGGCCGATCCTCGCGCGAATGCGCAACGGAGAGGCGGCGATCGCGGACCGCTTCGCGCAGGTCACGGTCCTGTTCTGCGACCTCGTGGGGTTCACGCCGCTGGCCGGACGGCTCACGCCCGGCGGCACCGTCGATCTCCTCAGCCGGGTCTTCTCGGCCTTCGACCGGTCCGTCGCGCGCCGCGGCGTCGAGAAGATTAAGACGATCGGCGATGCCTATATGGCGGCGGGCGGCATCCCGGAGACGACGCCCGATCACGCCCGGCGCATCGCCCTCCTCGCCTTCGACATGATGGCGGATGTTGAGGAGGTCGGGCGAGCGCTCGGCGTGGAGCTTGCGGTGAGGGTCGGCATCCACTCGGGCGAGGCCGTGGCGGGCGTGATCGGGCAGAGCCGGTTCGCCTACGACGTCTGGGGCGACAGCGTGAACATTGCTGCCCGCATGGAATCGCACGGGCAGGCCGGGCGGATCCACATCTCGGAGAGCACCCGCCGGGCGCTCGGCGGCGATTTCTTCTGCACTCCGCGCGGCGTCACGCACATCAAGGGCAAGGGCCCGATGGAGACCTACTTCCTCGATGGAGCCTCGCACGCTGGCAACACCTGA
- a CDS encoding response regulator gives MTRVLLVEDNELNRDMLSRRLKRSGFEVLFAEDGQQAVDTAAAEMPDLILMDLSLPTMDGFEATRALRANEKTAGLRVIALTSHAMSGDRERALAAGCDDYDTKPVDLPRLLGKMHALLDPAGKPAEG, from the coding sequence ATGACCCGCGTCCTGCTGGTTGAGGACAACGAGTTGAACCGCGACATGCTGAGTCGGCGGTTGAAGCGCAGCGGCTTCGAGGTTCTCTTCGCGGAGGACGGCCAGCAGGCGGTGGACACGGCGGCGGCGGAGATGCCGGACCTGATCCTGATGGACCTGAGCCTTCCGACGATGGACGGCTTCGAGGCGACCCGGGCGCTGAGGGCGAACGAGAAGACGGCCGGATTGCGCGTGATCGCGCTCACCTCGCACGCGATGTCGGGCGACAGAGAGCGCGCGCTCGCCGCCGGCTGCGACGATTATGACACGAAGCCGGTCGACCTTCCCCGTCTCCTCGGCAAGATGCACGCGCTGCTCGATCCTGCCGGAAAGCCGGCGGAGGGCTGA
- a CDS encoding ATP-binding response regulator encodes MRLAVSPTHLLDHISIRTRLILLAFILMAGIIGTNLYLCTALNRAAEAAARADRAMVRIEVANDVRNAFADLRYWTTDLAVSLLTQSERNAAEARKKLDAQLSVLAKTDPTTAAQIATEVAAFAETANKGVDAYTNDQRVIGNSLVAEARRHGIAVDRILAQLDDQLSGQAHSARDLVLARTMTATRVSFIVVGLAIVFGIGLTALVLHSILVPLRQVVKSLSAISEGRFDVPLPETRDAEIRGIVRVIALLRTAQAERERLTREAEHQRLILEDAVACMQEGFALYDRDDRLVMANARYSEMLMGQSAAAAMGLPFETLIQQVAARRDESDAEADLDHDAWIAQRLAEHRRSGSTTETRVRGRWLQIAKHRTHDGGTVTLVMDITDLKQREIELDQARAEAERANQVKSEFLANMSHELRTPLNAIIGYSQMLREDAADDGNDGAVADLTKIEGAGKHLLDLINDILDLSKIEAGKMDVFLEEINIPELLEDVRLLIEPVAARNDNRLVVACAAGASRMVTDVTKLKQSLLNLLSNAAKFTKGGLLTLSVDPDPDRAGNLCFAVSDTGIGLSPEQVGRLFQAFQQADNSTTRKFGGTGLGLAITRSFARMLGGDIAVTSALGAGSTFVITLPAHPPVKAPPAEGRAGEAAARTLPDGKQADLPGPTILVVDDDAASRHIIGSLLIREGYRPIYAESGEDALQVARERQPAAITLDIMMPRLDGWAVLQALKSDPDLTPIPVILVSIAADRGLGFSLGASAVLSKPVDRAQLAAAIRTHRLQGAGELVLIVEDDGAMQAVTARTVERLGCRAEIVGNGREALDWLATHPQPRLVLLDLMMPVMNGFEFLRELRSCADSREIPVIVLTAKSLTEAERAELVTMTEGVVSKADAGRLDLKWVLHETLFGHNGPPAAGAVSERPAAEEVT; translated from the coding sequence ATGAGGCTCGCGGTGAGTCCGACGCACCTCCTCGATCACATCTCCATCAGGACACGGCTGATCCTCCTCGCCTTCATCCTGATGGCCGGCATCATCGGAACCAACCTCTATCTCTGCACTGCCCTGAACCGGGCGGCCGAGGCGGCCGCCCGCGCGGACCGTGCCATGGTTCGCATCGAGGTCGCGAACGACGTCCGCAATGCCTTCGCGGACCTGCGCTACTGGACGACCGACCTCGCCGTCAGCCTGCTCACGCAATCCGAGCGCAACGCGGCCGAGGCGCGCAAGAAGCTCGACGCGCAGCTGTCTGTCCTGGCCAAGACCGACCCAACCACGGCTGCCCAGATCGCCACGGAGGTCGCGGCTTTCGCCGAAACGGCCAACAAGGGGGTCGACGCCTACACCAACGACCAGCGCGTGATCGGCAATTCCCTGGTCGCTGAGGCGCGGCGTCACGGCATCGCGGTCGACCGCATCCTCGCTCAGCTCGACGATCAGCTCTCCGGGCAGGCCCACAGCGCGCGCGACCTCGTGCTCGCGCGGACGATGACGGCGACGCGGGTCTCGTTCATCGTGGTGGGTCTGGCGATCGTGTTCGGGATCGGGCTGACCGCGCTGGTGCTGCACTCCATCCTGGTGCCGCTGCGACAGGTGGTGAAGTCCCTGAGCGCGATCAGCGAGGGGCGTTTCGACGTGCCGCTGCCTGAAACCCGGGACGCGGAGATCCGCGGCATCGTGCGGGTCATCGCGTTGCTTCGGACAGCTCAGGCGGAGCGCGAGCGCCTGACGCGCGAAGCGGAGCACCAGCGGCTCATCCTCGAGGACGCGGTGGCCTGCATGCAGGAGGGCTTCGCCCTCTACGATCGCGACGACCGCCTCGTCATGGCGAACGCGCGCTACAGCGAGATGCTGATGGGCCAGTCCGCCGCTGCCGCGATGGGGCTGCCGTTCGAGACACTGATCCAGCAGGTCGCGGCGCGGCGCGACGAGTCGGACGCCGAGGCGGACCTGGATCACGACGCGTGGATCGCCCAACGCCTCGCCGAGCATCGTCGGTCTGGGAGCACGACGGAGACACGGGTGCGCGGGCGCTGGCTCCAGATCGCCAAGCACCGGACCCACGACGGGGGCACGGTAACCCTCGTGATGGACATCACCGATCTCAAGCAGCGCGAGATCGAGCTGGACCAAGCCAGGGCGGAAGCCGAGCGGGCCAACCAGGTGAAGTCGGAGTTCCTGGCCAACATGAGCCACGAACTGCGCACACCCCTCAACGCGATCATCGGCTACAGCCAGATGCTGCGGGAGGATGCGGCCGACGATGGCAATGACGGCGCGGTCGCGGACCTCACCAAGATCGAGGGAGCCGGCAAGCACCTCCTCGACCTGATCAATGACATTCTCGATCTTTCCAAGATCGAGGCCGGCAAGATGGATGTCTTCCTCGAAGAGATCAATATTCCTGAGTTGCTGGAGGATGTGCGCCTGCTGATTGAGCCAGTTGCGGCGCGAAACGACAATCGGCTGGTGGTCGCCTGTGCAGCGGGGGCGTCCCGGATGGTCACGGATGTCACGAAGTTGAAGCAGAGTCTTCTGAACCTGCTCAGCAATGCTGCAAAGTTCACTAAGGGTGGTCTGTTGACGCTGTCGGTCGATCCGGATCCCGACCGGGCCGGCAATCTCTGCTTCGCCGTCAGCGACACCGGCATCGGTCTCTCGCCGGAGCAGGTCGGCCGCCTCTTCCAGGCCTTCCAGCAGGCGGACAACTCGACGACGCGGAAGTTCGGCGGGACGGGCCTGGGCCTCGCGATCACGCGCAGCTTCGCCCGCATGCTGGGGGGAGACATCGCGGTTACGAGCGCGCTCGGCGCGGGCAGCACCTTCGTCATCACCTTGCCCGCGCATCCGCCCGTCAAGGCCCCCCCCGCGGAGGGCCGCGCGGGCGAGGCGGCCGCCAGGACCCTGCCCGACGGCAAGCAGGCCGACCTGCCGGGGCCGACGATCCTCGTCGTCGATGACGACGCGGCCTCGCGCCACATCATCGGCTCGCTCCTGATTCGCGAGGGCTACAGACCGATCTACGCCGAGTCCGGCGAGGACGCGCTTCAGGTGGCTCGCGAGAGGCAGCCCGCCGCCATCACGCTCGACATCATGATGCCCCGCCTCGACGGGTGGGCCGTGTTGCAGGCGCTGAAATCCGATCCGGACCTGACGCCGATCCCGGTGATCCTCGTCTCGATCGCGGCCGACCGCGGGCTCGGCTTCTCGCTCGGCGCCTCGGCGGTGCTGAGCAAGCCCGTAGACCGCGCCCAGCTCGCCGCCGCCATCCGGACGCACCGGCTGCAGGGCGCGGGTGAACTCGTCCTCATCGTCGAGGACGACGGCGCCATGCAGGCCGTGACCGCCCGCACGGTCGAGCGCCTGGGCTGCCGTGCGGAGATCGTTGGCAATGGTCGAGAGGCCCTGGACTGGCTCGCAACCCACCCGCAGCCCCGGCTCGTTCTCCTAGACCTCATGATGCCGGTGATGAACGGCTTCGAGTTCCTGCGCGAGTTGCGCTCCTGCGCCGACAGCCGGGAGATCCCGGTGATCGTCCTGACCGCTAAGTCGTTGACTGAGGCGGAGCGTGCGGAGCTCGTCACCATGACCGAGGGCGTGGTGTCGAAGGCGGATGCCGGGAGGCTCGATCTGAAATGGGTTCTTCACGAGACGCTGTTCGGCCATAACGGGCCGCCGGCAGCCGGGGCGGTTAGCGAGCGACCTGCGGCAGAGGAGGTCACATGA
- a CDS encoding Tll0287-like domain-containing protein, giving the protein MVAKHGRTKRAVTSFALMLMVVVAAPSAKAIDDAGRDDRRIAEMLAAMLRAGRTVISQSQDVINDPTARHKGLDGDTVLARSVEVYRQATGMDPGALPAGSREGRLLQYEMAAIKEVVDANQGTINAAGTGFKGFIPAVFARLVSEAFSRRAQGEADMKVTAPLSLVRNRKVRPDAWEAEVIKDRFQAPDWPHGKSYEMIMDDQNGPLFRIAVPEYYTASCLSCHGGPKGDLDITGYPKEGARVGDLGSVISIRLRRS; this is encoded by the coding sequence ATGGTTGCGAAACATGGCAGGACCAAACGCGCCGTCACCAGTTTCGCCCTCATGCTGATGGTCGTCGTGGCGGCTCCCTCGGCCAAGGCCATCGACGATGCCGGTCGGGATGACCGGCGCATCGCCGAGATGCTGGCGGCCATGCTGCGCGCGGGAAGGACGGTCATCTCGCAATCCCAGGACGTGATCAACGATCCGACGGCTCGTCACAAGGGTCTCGACGGAGACACCGTGCTGGCCCGTTCCGTCGAGGTCTACCGCCAGGCGACGGGCATGGATCCAGGCGCGCTTCCGGCGGGAAGCCGGGAGGGCCGGCTCCTGCAATACGAGATGGCGGCGATCAAGGAAGTGGTGGACGCCAACCAAGGCACGATCAACGCCGCCGGGACCGGCTTCAAGGGGTTCATCCCGGCGGTCTTCGCTCGCCTCGTCAGCGAGGCGTTCTCGCGCCGGGCCCAAGGCGAGGCAGACATGAAAGTCACGGCGCCCCTGAGCCTGGTCCGCAACCGCAAGGTTCGGCCGGACGCTTGGGAGGCGGAGGTGATTAAGGACCGTTTCCAGGCCCCGGACTGGCCGCATGGCAAGTCTTACGAGATGATCATGGACGACCAGAATGGACCGCTCTTCCGCATCGCCGTGCCGGAATACTATACCGCCTCGTGCCTGAGCTGCCACGGCGGCCCGAAGGGGGACCTGGACATCACGGGCTACCCCAAGGAAGGCGCGCGCGTGGGCGATCTCGGCAGCGTCATCAGCATCAGGCTGAGGCGCTCGTGA
- a CDS encoding DsbA family oxidoreductase, with protein MLIAAGTHDGRADPFVDALFRAYFDEGRDIGDPDVLIVIGEAAGLGRPVIEEALSNEQLRALVEAVEQQAAGMLVAGVPFFIVDRKWAVSGARPTEQWLKVLGSVG; from the coding sequence ATGCTGATCGCGGCCGGGACGCACGATGGGCGAGCCGATCCGTTCGTGGACGCGCTGTTCCGCGCCTACTTCGACGAGGGCCGGGATATCGGCGACCCCGATGTGCTCATCGTCATCGGCGAAGCCGCCGGGCTCGGCCGCCCCGTCATCGAGGAGGCGCTCAGCAACGAGCAGCTGAGAGCGCTCGTCGAGGCCGTAGAACAGCAAGCTGCCGGGATGCTGGTCGCGGGCGTGCCGTTCTTCATCGTCGACCGCAAGTGGGCGGTCTCTGGCGCGCGGCCGACCGAGCAGTGGCTCAAGGTGCTTGGCTCTGTCGGCTAA
- the tcuA gene encoding FAD-dependent tricarballylate dehydrogenase TcuA yields the protein MQTEWDIIVVGSGNAAMSAAIAAREQGRRVLIIEKAGPDLAGGNTAYTAGAMRFVYEGKNDLLPLLEDPHDPRLARTEFGAYTAERFAADLLGFNDGRPLSREQQTLIAESYDAVRWLASKGVKFEPIYARQSYEKDGRFVFWGGLTLATRDEGLGLVQAERAAFKALGGEIRFGCAAEDLIVEDGRVCGVRTHAAAGEAGTIRARAVILGCGGFESNPELRAELIGPGWEDAKVRGTPHNRGDGLAMAFRLGARRHGFYGGCHATPMDLYTPPYGNLALPHLERKHYRKICYFLGVMINAEGRRFVDEGRDFRNYTYAQFGRAIMEQPKHIAWQIFDSKVDSLLYSEYRFHDAHYVESDTLDRLIDKLDGLNNKEQARATLAAFNAAVDESVQFNPTAKDGRGTKGLDLPKSNWAQTLDTPPFKAYPVTGGITFTYGGLEVDEAGAVIAENGAPIPGLYACGEIVGGVFFNGYPGGSGLTSGVVFGRRAGAGAAAQTGRGAP from the coding sequence ATGCAGACCGAGTGGGACATTATCGTCGTCGGCTCCGGCAACGCCGCGATGAGCGCGGCCATCGCGGCGCGCGAGCAGGGCCGCCGCGTGCTGATCATCGAGAAGGCGGGGCCCGATCTCGCCGGCGGCAACACCGCCTACACGGCGGGCGCAATGCGCTTCGTCTACGAGGGCAAGAATGACCTCCTGCCGCTCCTCGAAGATCCGCACGACCCGCGCCTGGCTCGCACGGAGTTCGGCGCTTACACGGCCGAGCGCTTCGCGGCAGACCTCCTCGGCTTCAATGATGGGCGCCCGCTCAGCCGCGAGCAGCAGACGCTGATCGCCGAGAGCTACGACGCTGTGCGCTGGCTCGCCTCGAAGGGTGTGAAATTCGAGCCGATCTACGCCCGCCAGTCCTACGAGAAGGACGGGCGTTTCGTGTTCTGGGGTGGCCTGACGCTCGCGACCCGCGACGAGGGCCTGGGCCTCGTCCAGGCCGAGCGCGCCGCGTTCAAGGCACTTGGCGGCGAAATCCGTTTCGGCTGCGCGGCCGAGGACCTGATCGTCGAAGATGGGCGCGTTTGCGGCGTGCGCACGCACGCCGCCGCCGGCGAGGCCGGGACGATCCGGGCGCGTGCCGTAATCCTGGGCTGCGGCGGCTTCGAGTCGAACCCCGAATTGCGTGCCGAACTCATCGGCCCAGGCTGGGAGGACGCCAAGGTGCGCGGCACGCCCCACAACCGCGGCGACGGGCTCGCCATGGCGTTCCGGCTCGGGGCGCGGCGGCACGGCTTCTACGGCGGCTGCCACGCCACGCCGATGGACCTCTACACACCACCCTACGGCAACCTCGCCCTGCCCCACCTCGAGCGCAAGCACTACCGCAAGATCTGTTACTTCCTCGGTGTCATGATCAACGCCGAGGGGCGCCGCTTCGTCGACGAGGGCCGCGACTTCCGCAACTACACCTACGCGCAGTTCGGCCGCGCGATCATGGAGCAGCCGAAACACATCGCGTGGCAGATCTTCGACTCGAAGGTCGATTCCCTGCTCTACAGCGAATACCGCTTCCACGACGCGCATTACGTCGAAAGTGACACTCTCGACCGGCTGATCGACAAGCTCGACGGACTTAACAACAAGGAGCAGGCCCGCGCCACGCTGGCCGCTTTCAACGCCGCCGTAGACGAGAGTGTCCAGTTCAACCCGACCGCCAAGGACGGCCGCGGGACGAAGGGCCTCGATCTCCCGAAATCGAACTGGGCGCAGACCCTCGATACCCCGCCGTTCAAGGCCTATCCGGTCACCGGCGGCATCACCTTCACTTATGGCGGCCTGGAGGTGGACGAGGCCGGCGCAGTGATCGCCGAGAACGGTGCGCCGATCCCCGGCCTCTACGCCTGCGGCGAGATCGTCGGCGGGGTGTTCTTCAACGGCTATCCGGGTGGCTCCGGCCTGACCTCCGGCGTCGTGTTCGGCCGGCGAGCTGGAGCCGGCGCAGCCGCTCAGACCGGCCGCGGAGCACCTTGA
- a CDS encoding site-specific integrase, whose amino-acid sequence MVARYRDDRLEIVAGDSVRRELTILRHCLEVARREWGIPLPSNPVGQIKLPEPSKGRQQRLEAEQAQALILALKRSRVWYLRPLVNLAIETGMRRGELLTLRWANVDLSSRIAYLETTKNGHSRTIPLSPGALSVLKGLPRTDARVFPLTGNAVRLAWERLRNRAGLPELRFHDLRHEAISRFFEIGLSIPEVALISGHRDTRTLMRYTHLRPEVLAKKLQQARDVGQSGASE is encoded by the coding sequence ATGGTGGCCCGCTATCGGGATGATCGGCTGGAGATCGTCGCCGGGGACTCCGTCCGTCGCGAGTTGACCATCCTTCGTCACTGTCTGGAGGTGGCTCGCCGGGAGTGGGGCATTCCACTACCCTCGAATCCGGTAGGGCAAATCAAACTCCCCGAGCCGTCAAAGGGGCGTCAGCAGCGACTGGAAGCGGAACAGGCGCAGGCTCTCATCCTGGCGCTGAAACGGTCTCGCGTCTGGTACCTTCGACCACTCGTTAACCTCGCGATCGAAACGGGCATGAGGAGGGGTGAGCTCCTGACTCTCAGGTGGGCCAACGTGGACCTATCAAGTCGAATTGCATATCTCGAAACGACCAAGAATGGGCACTCCAGGACCATCCCACTGAGCCCAGGAGCGCTGAGTGTGCTGAAGGGATTGCCAAGGACGGACGCGCGCGTGTTTCCCTTGACCGGCAATGCTGTAAGGCTTGCGTGGGAACGCCTAAGAAACCGAGCCGGACTACCAGAACTAAGATTTCACGATCTGCGACATGAAGCGATTTCACGGTTCTTCGAAATAGGCCTGAGCATACCAGAGGTCGCCCTGATCAGTGGTCACCGGGATACTAGAACGCTGATGCGGTATACCCACCTGAGGCCGGAGGTACTCGCTAAGAAGTTGCAGCAAGCCAGGGATGTCGGTCAATCAGGCGCTTCGGAATAG